The following coding sequences are from one Apus apus isolate bApuApu2 chromosome 10, bApuApu2.pri.cur, whole genome shotgun sequence window:
- the CLN6 gene encoding ceroid-lipofuscinosis neuronal protein 6, translated as MQGLARRRPFPAAAPGSPQPAGPIYPGRHGSVKSEDTFQTSPFHLDLWFYFTLQNWVLDFGRPIAMIILPLEWFPLNKPSAGDYFHMAYNVITPFLLLKLIERSPKTLPRSMVYVSIIMFVMGASIHLVGDSVNHRLIFSGYQHHLSVRENPIIKNLKPETLIDSFELLYYYDEYLGHSMWYIPFFLILFIYFTGCFTPVEEESRMPVAALLLMGPSSLYYWYLVTEGQIFILYIFTFFAMMALVMHQKRKGLVLDSNGLFLFYSFIITLVLIALWVAWLWNDKILRKKYPGVIYIPEPWAFYTLHMNNLHAAKESL; from the exons aTGCAGGGCTTGGCGCGGCGGCGGCCGTTcccggcggcggccccgggctCCCCTCAGCCCGCCGGGCCCATCTACCCGGGCAG GCACGGATCGGTCAAGAGCGAGGACACCTTCCAGACCTCCCCGTTCCACCTGGATCTGTGGTTCTACTTCACCCTGCAGAACTGGGTGCTGGACTTTGGGCGTCCCATTGCCATG ATCATCCTGCCTTTGGAGTGGTTTCCTCTCAACAAACCGAGTGCTGGGGATTACTTCCACATGGCTTACAATGTCATCACACCCTTTCTTCTGCTCAAG CTCATTGAGAGATCCCCCAAGACCCTGCCAAGGTCCATGGTCTACGTTAGCATCATCATGTTTGTGATGGGAGCCAGCATCCACCTGGTCGGAGACTCCGTCAACCACCGCCTGATTTTCAGCGGTTACCAGCACCATCTCTCCGTGAGAGAGAACCCCATCATCAAGAACCTGAAGCCAGAGACACTG ATTGATTCCTTCGAGCTGCTGTACTACTACGATGAATATTTAGGTCATTCGATGTG GTACATCCCTTTTTTCCTGATACTCTTTATATATTTCACGGGCTGCTTCACCCCTGTCGAAGAGGAGAGCAGGATGCCAGTGGCTGCCTTGCTTCTGATGGGGCCCAGCAGCCTTTATTACTG GTATCTCGTGACAGAGGGTCAGATTTTCATCCTCtacattttcactttctttgcCATGATGGCTTTGGTGATGCACCAGAAACGCAAAGGACTGGTCCTGGACAGCAACGGGCTTTTTCTCTTCTACTCCTTCATCATAACCCTGGTCCTCATTGCCCTGTGGGTGGCTTGGCTGTGGAACGACAAAATTCTCAGGAAGAAGTACCCTGGTGTGATCTATATCCCTGAGCCGTGGGCATTTTACACCCTGCACATGAACAACCTCCATGCAGCAAAGGAAAGTTTGTAA
- the FEM1B gene encoding protein fem-1 homolog B → MEGLAGYVYKAASEGRVLTLAALLLNRSESDIKYLLGYVSQHGGQRSTPLIIAARNGHAKVVRLLLEHYRVQTQQTGTVRFDGFVIDGATALWCAAGAGHFEVVKLLVSHGANVNHTTVTNSTPLRAACFDGRLDIVKYLVENNANISIANKYDNTCLMIAAYKGHTDVVRYLLEQHADPNAKAHCGATALHFAAEAGHLEIVRELVKWKAAMMVNGHGMTPLKVAAESCKADVVELLLAHADCDRRSRIEALELLGASFANDRENYDIMKTYHYLYLAMLERYRDSENIIEKEVLPQIEAYGNRTECRTPQELESIRQDRDALHMEGLIVRERILGSDNIDVSHPIIYRGAVYADNMEFEQCIKLWLHALHLRQKGNRNTHKDLLRFAQVFSQMIHLNEPVKAKDIESVLRCSVLEIEQGMSRVKTTQDSDIHTAMDNYECNIFTFLYLVCISTKTQCSEEDQSRINKQIYNLIHLDPRTRDGSSLLHHAVNSSTPVDDFHTNDVCSFPNALVTKLLLDCGADVNAVDNEGNSPLHIIVQYHRPISDFLTLHSIIISLVEAGAHTDMTNKQKKTPLDKSTTGVSEILLKTQMKLSLKCLAARAVRIYNISYQNQIPRTLEDFVKFH, encoded by the exons aTGGAGGGCCTGGCCGGGTACGTGTACAAGGCGGCGAGCGAGGGGCGAGTGCTGACCCTGGCCGCGCTGCTCCTCAACCGCTCCGAGAGCGACATCAAGTACCTGCTGGGCTACGTGAGCCAGCACGGCGGGCAGCGCTCCACGCCGCTCATCATCGCCGCCCGCAACGGGCACGCCAAGGTGGTGCGGCTGCTCCTCGAGCACTACCGCGTCCAGACCCAGCAGACCGGCACCGTGCGCTTCGACGG CTTCGTGATCGACGGCGCCACGGCCCTGTGGTgcgcggcgggggccgggcaCTTCGAGGTGGTCAAGCTGCTGGTGAGCCACGGCGCCAACGTCAACCACACCACGGTGACCAACTCCACCCCCCTGAGGGCCGCGTGCTTCGATGGCAGGCTGGACATCGTCAAGTACCTGGTGGAGAACAACGCCAACATCAGCATCGCCAACAAGTACGACAACACTTGCCTGATGATCGCGGCCTACAAGGGCCACACGGACGTGGTGAGGTACCTCCTGGAGCAGCATGCTGACCCCAACGCCAAGGCCCACTGCGGGGCCACCGCCCTGCACTTCGCGGCCGAGGCGGGTCACCTGGAGATCGTGAGAGAGCTGGTCAAGTGGAAGGCAGCCATGATGGTCAACGGCCATGGGATGACTCCGTTGAAGGTGGCTGCTGAGAGCTGCAAGGCTGATgttgtggagctgctgctggctcacGCCGACTGCGACCGGAGGAGCCGGATCGAAGCTCTGGAACTTCTGGGTGCCTCGTTTGCAAATGACAGAGAGAACTACGATATCATGAAGACCTACCACTATTTATATTTAGCCATGCTGGAGAGGTACCGGGACAGCGAGAATATCATTGAAAAAGAAGTTCTTCCACAAATTGAAGCTTATGGAAACAGGACTGAGTGCAGGACTCCTCAGGAATTAGAGTCTATCAGGCAGGACAGAGATGCCCTTCACATGGAAGGTCTCATCGTGCGGGAGAGAATTCTGGGCTCGGACAACATCGATGTGTCTCACCCCATTATTTACCGGGGGGCTGTTTATGCAGATAACATGGAGTTTGAGCAGTGCATCAAGCTGTGGCTCCACGCGTTGCATCTGAGGCAGAAAGGCAACAGGAACACTCATAAGGACCTCCTGAGGTTTGCCCAAGTCTTTTCTCAGATGATACACTTAAACGAGCCCGTTAAGGCCAAGGACATCGAGAGCGTTCTGAGGTGCAGCGTCTTGGAGATAGAACAAGGCATGTCCCGGGTCAAAACCACCCAGGACTCCGACATCCACACCGCCATGGACAACTACGAGTGCAacatttttacctttctctACTTGGTCTGCATCTCTACCAAGACCCAGTGCAGCGAAGAGGATCAGTCGCGAATCAACAAGCAGATTTACAACCTGATCCACCTGGACCCCAGGACCCGGGATGGCTCCAGCTTGCTCCACCACGCCGTCAATTCCAGCACGCCTGTGGATGACTTCCACACCAACGACGTCTGCAGCTTCCCCAATGCCCTGGTGACAAAGCTCCTGCTGGATTGTGGTGCTGACGTGAACGCCGTGGACAACGAAGGAAACAGTCCTCTCCACATCATTGTCCAGTACCACAGGCCCATCAGTGACTTCTTGACGTTGCATTCCATCATCATTAGCCTGGTGGAGGCTGGTGCTCACACAGACATGACgaacaagcagaagaaaacccCTCTTGATAAAAGTACAACAGGGGTGTCTGAAATACTCCTTAAAACTCAAATGAAGCTGAGTCTCAAGTGCCTGGCTGCCCGAGCAGTACGGATCTATAACATCAGCTACCAAAACCAGATCCCCAGAACTCTGGAAGACTTTGTCAAGTTCCACTAG